A genomic window from Streptomyces sp. WMMC940 includes:
- a CDS encoding DUF7144 family membrane protein, which translates to MSQHTARSTPGAGPDAGWAAGGTLFAGVLMMVTGIISIFEGIAGIVEDEVYARVGSYVFSWDLTAWGWVHLVLGILVAVTGWGILKNMEWSRYLGVALASLNIIVQFLFLPYQPVWAIFSMAVSVFIIWALVTTESRTAA; encoded by the coding sequence ATGAGCCAACACACTGCACGGAGCACGCCCGGAGCGGGTCCGGACGCCGGCTGGGCGGCGGGGGGCACGCTCTTCGCCGGCGTCCTGATGATGGTCACGGGCATCATCAGCATCTTCGAGGGGATCGCCGGGATCGTCGAGGACGAGGTCTACGCCCGGGTCGGCAGCTACGTCTTCTCGTGGGACCTCACCGCCTGGGGCTGGGTCCATCTGGTCCTCGGGATCCTGGTGGCGGTCACCGGCTGGGGGATCCTCAAGAACATGGAGTGGTCGCGCTATCTGGGCGTCGCCCTGGCGTCGCTGAACATCATCGTCCAGTTCCTGTTCCTGCCCTACCAGCCGGTGTGGGCGATCTTCTCGATGGCCGTCTCGGTGTTCATCATCTGGGCGCTGGTGACCACGGAGTCGCGCACCGCGGCCTGA
- a CDS encoding NADPH-dependent FMN reductase gives MQPRDPEPEAPLRVAVIIGSTREGRVGEAVGRWFAERAAPRDDLELSVVDLIDYDFPAHYPDRATTGIREFTDEVARADAFVVVTPEYNRSFPASLKQAIDYAYDEWRAKPVAFVSYGHGSRGLYAVEQLRSVFTELHAVSLRNGVGLNLLDDLFEPDQDRSVGPMLDQLAWWGLALRDARATRPYIS, from the coding sequence ATGCAGCCTCGCGACCCGGAGCCGGAGGCACCGCTGCGCGTCGCCGTCATCATCGGAAGTACGCGCGAGGGCCGGGTCGGTGAGGCCGTGGGACGGTGGTTCGCCGAGCGGGCGGCCCCGCGAGACGATCTGGAGCTCTCCGTCGTCGACCTGATCGACTACGACTTCCCGGCCCACTACCCGGACCGGGCCACCACCGGGATCAGGGAGTTCACCGACGAGGTCGCACGCGCCGACGCGTTCGTCGTCGTCACGCCGGAGTACAACCGCTCGTTCCCGGCTTCGCTGAAGCAGGCCATCGACTACGCGTACGACGAGTGGCGGGCCAAGCCGGTCGCCTTCGTGAGCTACGGCCACGGTTCGCGCGGACTGTACGCGGTCGAGCAGCTGCGTTCCGTTTTCACCGAGCTGCATGCGGTGAGTTTGCGCAACGGCGTCGGTCTGAACCTCCTGGACGACCTGTTCGAGCCGGACCAGGACAGGTCCGTGGGACCGATGCTCGACCAGCTCGCCTGGTGGGGCCTCGCGCTCCGCGACGCGCGTGCCACCCGGCCGTACATCTCCTGA
- a CDS encoding ATP-binding cassette domain-containing protein, with amino-acid sequence MSTDLAIETNGLVKVFGDNRAVDGVDLRVPAGTVYGLLGPNGAGKTTTVKMLATLLRPDGGEALVFGSDVLKDADTVRGRVSLTGQYASVDEDLTGTENLILLGRLLGHGKRASRERAGQLLEAFGLTEAAGRQVKKYSGGMRRRIDIAASILNTPDLLFLDEPTTGLDPRSRNQVWDIVRAVVAQGTTVLLTTQYLDEADQLASRVAVIDHGRVVAEGTKGELKASVGAGAVHVRLRDADRRPDAERVLTVALNASVQLETDPVALTARVNGHGTELGAAEQAARALAELAREGITVDNFALGQPSLDEVFLALTDRKPVTEKEAVA; translated from the coding sequence ATGAGTACAGATCTGGCCATTGAGACGAACGGCCTGGTGAAGGTGTTCGGCGACAACCGGGCCGTCGACGGCGTCGATCTCCGTGTGCCCGCCGGCACCGTCTACGGCCTCCTGGGGCCGAACGGCGCCGGCAAGACGACCACGGTGAAGATGCTGGCCACCCTCCTCAGGCCGGACGGCGGCGAGGCGCTGGTCTTCGGCAGCGACGTGCTGAAGGACGCCGACACGGTGCGCGGCAGGGTCAGCCTCACCGGGCAGTACGCCTCGGTGGACGAGGACCTGACCGGCACGGAGAACCTGATCCTGCTGGGCCGGCTCCTCGGCCACGGGAAGCGGGCGTCCCGCGAACGGGCGGGGCAGCTGCTCGAAGCGTTCGGGCTGACGGAAGCCGCCGGCCGCCAGGTGAAGAAGTACTCGGGCGGAATGCGGCGCCGCATCGACATCGCCGCGTCCATCCTCAACACGCCGGACCTGCTGTTCCTGGACGAGCCGACCACCGGTCTCGACCCGCGCAGCCGCAACCAGGTCTGGGACATCGTGCGGGCCGTCGTCGCCCAGGGCACGACCGTCCTGCTCACCACGCAGTACCTGGACGAGGCCGACCAACTGGCCTCCCGGGTCGCCGTCATCGACCACGGCCGGGTGGTCGCCGAGGGCACCAAGGGGGAACTGAAGGCGTCCGTCGGCGCCGGAGCCGTTCATGTGCGGCTGCGCGACGCCGACCGGCGCCCGGACGCCGAGCGCGTCCTGACCGTCGCGCTGAACGCCTCGGTCCAGCTCGAGACCGACCCCGTAGCCCTGACGGCCCGGGTCAACGGCCACGGCACGGAGCTCGGCGCGGCGGAGCAGGCCGCCCGAGCCCTGGCCGAACTGGCCCGCGAGGGGATCACCGTCGACAACTTCGCGCTGGGCCAGCCCAGCCTGGACGAGGTCTTCCTCGCCCTCACCGACCGCAAGCCCGTCACCGAGAAGGAAGCCGTCGCATGA
- a CDS encoding ABC transporter permease has product MSTAVTRETEDLTFTAPKTESLAALLVAGERPARPSALAASVTFGWRAMLKIKHVPEQLFDVTAFPIMMVLMYTYLFGGALAGSVDAYIQFLLPGILVMSVVMITMYTGVALNTDIDKGVFDRFRTLPIWRPAPMVGYLLGDAVRYVMASAVMLTVGMIIGYRPEGGPVGVLLGVALLLLFSFAFSWIWTMFGLLLRTEKSVMGVSMMVIFPLTFLSNVFVEPRTMPGWLQAFVNNSPVTHLATAVRELMAGNWPTADIAWTLGWAALFVVGFGAITMRLYNRR; this is encoded by the coding sequence ATGAGCACCGCAGTGACCCGGGAAACAGAGGACCTCACCTTCACCGCGCCGAAGACGGAGTCCCTGGCGGCCCTGCTCGTCGCCGGGGAGCGTCCGGCGCGGCCGAGCGCCCTCGCGGCCTCCGTGACCTTCGGCTGGCGCGCCATGCTCAAGATCAAGCACGTGCCGGAACAGCTCTTCGACGTCACGGCGTTCCCGATCATGATGGTGCTGATGTACACGTACCTCTTCGGAGGGGCGCTGGCCGGGTCGGTCGACGCGTACATCCAGTTCCTGCTCCCCGGCATCCTGGTGATGAGCGTCGTGATGATCACGATGTACACGGGCGTCGCCCTCAACACCGACATCGACAAGGGCGTCTTCGACCGCTTCCGCACGCTGCCGATCTGGCGTCCCGCGCCGATGGTCGGCTATCTCCTCGGCGACGCCGTCCGCTATGTCATGGCCTCTGCCGTGATGCTGACGGTCGGCATGATCATCGGCTATCGGCCGGAGGGCGGACCGGTCGGAGTCCTGCTCGGCGTGGCCCTGCTGCTGCTGTTCTCCTTCGCCTTCTCCTGGATCTGGACCATGTTCGGGCTGCTGCTGCGCACGGAGAAGTCCGTCATGGGCGTCAGCATGATGGTGATCTTCCCGCTGACCTTCCTGAGCAATGTCTTCGTCGAGCCGAGGACGATGCCGGGCTGGCTGCAGGCGTTCGTCAACAACAGCCCGGTCACCCATCTGGCGACGGCGGTGCGGGAGCTGATGGCGGGCAATTGGCCGACCGCCGACATCGCCTGGACCCTGGGCTGGGCAGCGCTGTTCGTGGTCGGTTTCGGCGCCATCACCATGCGCCTGTACAACCGCCGCTGA